The Rhipicephalus sanguineus isolate Rsan-2018 chromosome 7, BIME_Rsan_1.4, whole genome shotgun sequence genome includes a window with the following:
- the LOC119399027 gene encoding zinc finger protein 596-like, translated as MLKASLVIHSRTHTGERPFECSSCPATFTSRESLKRHMLTHTGEKPHECDVCGKRFAMKAKLADHVLTHSGKKAFACHVCGRKFSRKRTLRIHARTHTGERPYACHLCPATLSQLAALKMHVASHTGERPHKCDVCGQSFTSGGNLWRHKLIHSGVKEFRCEQCGRAFSLKQGLKRHIRKHTGEKPYHCHLCPAAFAETGTLKQHVLTHTGERPHKCDTCEKSFRSRCSLRQHKMIHSAVKK; from the coding sequence ATGCTAAAGGCCAGTCTGGTGATCCACAGTCGCACGCACACGGGCGAGAGGCCCTTCGAGTGTTCGTCGTGCCCGGCCACGTTCACCAGCCGCGAGAGTCTGAAAAGACACATGCTGACTCACACCGGCGAAAAACCGCACGAGTGCGACGTCTGTGGAAAGAGATTTGCCATGAAAGCAAAGCTCGCGGACCATGTACTGACTCATTCTGGGAAGAAGGCGTTCGCCTGCCACGTGTGCGGCCGAAAATTTTCCCGGAAGCGCACACTCAGGATCCATGCCCGTACGCACACAGGGGAGAGGCCGTACGCCTGCCACCTGTGTCCGGCTACACTCTCGCAgttggctgcgctgaaaatgcacgTTGCGAGCCACACCGGTGAGCGACCTCACAAATGCGACGTCTGCGGACAGAGTTTCACATCGGGAGGCAACCTTTGGCGGCATAAGTTGATTCACTCGGGCGTGAAGGAGTTTAGGTGTGAGCAGTGCGGCCGCGCGTTTAGTTTGAAACAAGGACTAAAGAGACACATCCGCAAGCATACGGGCGAGAAGCCTTACCACTGCCACCTATGTCCCGCTGCATTCGCGGAGACGGGTACTCTAAAACAACATGTTCTGACTCACACTGGTGAGCGACCTCACAAGTGCGACACATGCGAGAAGAGTTTCAGATCAAGATGCAGCCTTCGGCAGCATAAGATGATCCACTCGGCTGTAAAGAAGTAG